A region of Maribacter algicola DNA encodes the following proteins:
- a CDS encoding Gfo/Idh/MocA family protein: MLGSRREFIKKSTAGLLVSGATFMFPMELLAAMRKKVGPNDTVNVGLIGCNGMGFSDLSSFLKMSDINVIALCDVDENVLQKRTADLEKAGIKKPKWYKDYRKLLENKDVDVVIIGTPDHWHCLQLTDALQAGKDVYCEKPIANSVQEANIMLNYVGASDRMVQIGQWQRSQPHFVDAIDFVHSGKLGEIRLAKAWAYQGWMKPVPIVPDGTAPAGVDYDMWLGPATQKPFNPNRFHFNFRWFWDYAGGLMTDWGVHLIDYALYGMKASTPKSVMALGGKFAYPDDASETPDTLQTVYEYDGFSILWEHATGIDGGNYGRNHGIAFIGNNGTLVLDRQGWEVIPETEFQGWGKEGIPKMEAKKFDNGGQSGLDLHTQNFMEAVKSRDASKLTAPIKVGYDAALVSHMGNAAFKTGNRIYWDDASGKFKNEEANQYLMANYQNGWKLPMV, translated from the coding sequence ATGCTTGGTAGTAGAAGAGAATTTATCAAAAAGAGTACGGCAGGTTTACTCGTGTCAGGAGCAACATTCATGTTTCCCATGGAGCTTTTGGCGGCTATGAGAAAGAAAGTTGGTCCCAATGATACCGTAAACGTGGGACTCATTGGTTGCAATGGAATGGGGTTTTCAGACCTTTCGTCGTTTCTTAAAATGAGCGATATTAATGTTATCGCCCTTTGCGATGTAGATGAAAATGTATTGCAGAAACGTACAGCAGATTTGGAAAAGGCAGGAATCAAAAAGCCGAAATGGTACAAGGACTACAGAAAATTGTTGGAAAATAAGGATGTCGATGTCGTTATCATTGGAACGCCGGACCATTGGCACTGTCTTCAATTGACCGATGCCCTTCAAGCAGGTAAGGATGTATATTGTGAAAAGCCCATTGCCAATTCCGTACAGGAAGCCAATATTATGTTGAATTATGTAGGGGCCAGCGATCGGATGGTGCAAATTGGACAATGGCAGCGGAGTCAGCCCCATTTTGTGGATGCCATCGATTTTGTGCACTCCGGTAAATTGGGAGAAATTAGGTTGGCCAAGGCCTGGGCCTATCAAGGTTGGATGAAACCTGTGCCCATCGTACCGGATGGTACGGCTCCAGCGGGAGTGGACTATGATATGTGGCTAGGGCCCGCAACCCAAAAACCTTTCAACCCAAATCGTTTTCACTTTAATTTTAGGTGGTTCTGGGATTATGCAGGAGGCCTGATGACGGATTGGGGCGTACACCTTATCGACTATGCATTGTACGGAATGAAGGCCAGCACACCTAAATCCGTAATGGCCTTGGGAGGTAAATTTGCCTATCCGGATGATGCTTCAGAAACCCCAGATACGCTCCAAACGGTTTATGAGTATGATGGATTCTCTATTTTGTGGGAACATGCCACCGGAATCGACGGTGGAAACTATGGAAGGAACCATGGAATCGCATTCATTGGAAACAATGGAACCTTGGTGTTGGATAGGCAAGGTTGGGAAGTCATTCCCGAAACGGAGTTTCAAGGTTGGGGAAAGGAAGGGATACCTAAAATGGAAGCTAAGAAATTCGATAATGGCGGACAAAGTGGGCTGGACCTACATACACAAAACTTTATGGAAGCGGTTAAGAGCAGGGATGCCTCCAAACTAACGGCCCCTATCAAGGTAGGCTATGATGCCGCTTTGGTTTCCCATATGGGTAATGCAGCATTCAAAACAGGTAATAGAATTTATTGGGACGATGCCTCCGGCAAGTTTAAGAACGAAGAAGCAAATCAGTACTTGATGGCAAACTATCAAAATGGATGGAAGCTGCCAATGGTCTAA
- a CDS encoding thioredoxin family protein: protein MARTPSNMLELGTKAPPFMLLDTVSGTMLNLQQLKGEKGTVVMFICNHCPFVIHVNPKITELANLYQEMGIQFIAISSNDIENYPQDAPNLMKLKAMEEGYPFPYLYDATQEVATSYDAACTPDFYLFDEEQSLIYRGQLDDSRPENGIPLTGKDLCNAMDALLNGTQVSNIQKPSIGCNIKWKAN, encoded by the coding sequence ATGGCAAGAACACCGAGTAATATGTTGGAACTAGGTACAAAAGCACCTCCATTTATGCTTTTGGATACCGTTTCTGGAACTATGTTAAACCTTCAACAGCTTAAAGGCGAAAAGGGAACGGTGGTAATGTTTATATGCAATCATTGTCCTTTTGTCATTCATGTCAATCCAAAAATAACGGAGCTGGCCAATCTCTATCAAGAAATGGGGATCCAGTTTATTGCCATTTCCAGTAACGATATTGAAAACTATCCGCAGGATGCCCCAAACCTTATGAAACTGAAAGCAATGGAAGAAGGTTATCCATTCCCCTATTTGTACGATGCAACACAAGAAGTGGCCACATCTTATGACGCTGCGTGTACACCAGACTTCTATTTATTCGACGAAGAACAATCCCTAATATATAGAGGTCAATTGGATGATTCCCGTCCAGAAAATGGAATACCACTTACGGGCAAGGATCTTTGCAATGCCATGGATGCCCTTTTGAACGGCACCCAAGTTTCGAATATCCAAAAACCGAGCATTGGCTGCAACATTAAATGGAAAGCGAATTGA
- a CDS encoding GNAT family N-acetyltransferase — translation MCLEAGLKFVKLAPSLYDSYIHIGTMAYNQHYRHLWPNGDTTTYIQNSFTKQVLLNEELDINTDLYIIQLDTTYVGLLKVTLHKSILTFTESEAIYLDKIYILNEFSGQGIGAKSIQFVEDKARKLSKKVLFLESMQKGRALGFYLVNGFTIVANSTVPFDNVIEDEKPMYLLKKDIL, via the coding sequence ATGTGCTTGGAGGCAGGACTTAAGTTCGTTAAACTGGCACCATCTCTTTATGATAGTTATATCCATATTGGGACAATGGCCTATAACCAACATTATAGGCACTTATGGCCCAATGGGGACACTACCACATATATCCAAAATAGCTTTACAAAACAGGTACTATTAAACGAGGAGTTGGATATAAACACCGATCTTTATATAATACAACTAGATACTACCTATGTAGGGCTTTTAAAAGTAACATTGCACAAAAGTATTTTAACCTTTACGGAATCAGAAGCCATTTATTTGGATAAAATATACATTCTAAATGAGTTCTCGGGTCAGGGAATTGGCGCCAAGTCCATCCAATTCGTTGAGGACAAGGCCAGAAAGCTTTCAAAAAAAGTACTTTTTTTGGAATCCATGCAAAAAGGACGGGCACTAGGTTTTTATCTTGTCAACGGCTTTACCATAGTGGCCAATAGCACAGTTCCGTTTGATAACGTAATTGAAGATGAGAAACCCATGTACCTTCTGAAGAAAGACATTCTTTAA
- a CDS encoding YdeI/OmpD-associated family protein, whose translation MEISEKLDRFFSEEHIFKSAVSQLRSLILESGLEETYKWSFPTYTLENKNIVAIGKFKNHFAVWFFNGSLLKDPYGVLENAQEGKTKAMRHWKFYTKEEIDIKRIKKYIAEAVENHKKGIEIAPVRKKRMTMVVLPELLQTALNKNPDTKKAFDSLSQAKQRDYGTYVEEAKMEKTKISRLAKILPMILEGKGLNDQYR comes from the coding sequence ATGGAAATATCGGAAAAACTGGATAGATTCTTTTCAGAGGAACATATTTTTAAATCGGCCGTTTCACAATTAAGGAGCCTAATTTTGGAATCGGGATTGGAAGAAACCTACAAATGGAGTTTCCCTACCTACACCTTAGAAAACAAGAATATAGTGGCGATTGGGAAGTTCAAAAATCATTTTGCCGTTTGGTTTTTTAATGGAAGTCTCTTAAAGGACCCCTACGGTGTTTTGGAAAATGCCCAAGAAGGTAAGACAAAGGCGATGCGACATTGGAAATTTTATACCAAGGAAGAGATAGACATTAAAAGGATCAAAAAATATATTGCCGAAGCCGTTGAAAATCATAAAAAAGGAATTGAAATAGCTCCTGTCAGAAAGAAGCGTATGACGATGGTTGTATTACCTGAATTGCTTCAAACGGCACTGAACAAAAACCCCGATACAAAAAAAGCCTTTGACTCCCTTTCACAGGCAAAACAACGGGACTATGGCACATATGTAGAAGAGGCCAAAATGGAAAAGACTAAAATTTCCAGATTGGCCAAGATTCTTCCTATGATTCTAGAGGGTAAGGGTCTAAACGACCAATACCGTTAA
- a CDS encoding phosphoribosylpyrophosphate synthetase, whose product MEKSYKSLSEAINELKKEGFSEDFNLCDVGIENKAKRNIHKTVDLNVLKYYRFEGQTNPDDSTILYVIETSTGERGLLVDAYGVYAGNVSLEMIEKLKIH is encoded by the coding sequence ATGGAAAAATCATATAAATCACTTTCTGAGGCAATAAATGAATTAAAAAAAGAAGGATTTTCGGAGGATTTTAACCTATGCGACGTTGGTATCGAAAACAAGGCAAAAAGGAATATTCACAAGACAGTGGACCTAAATGTCCTTAAATACTATCGTTTTGAGGGACAGACCAATCCAGATGACAGTACTATTCTCTACGTTATTGAAACCAGTACGGGTGAAAGGGGGCTCTTGGTCGATGCCTATGGTGTTTATGCGGGAAATGTTTCTTTGGAAATGATAGAAAAACTAAAAATCCATTAG
- the nusB gene encoding transcription antitermination factor NusB, with product MLTRRHIRVKVMQCIYALIQSKDDSLQKQEKFLTVSIENTYTLYLLWLSLFSEIQQKAAEQLNLSSKKYLSDDRDTGFPNKSKFVNNRLLVQIQENPLVKEELSKRKLDNWYLNEEYVRMIYKSIVESEIYKEYMANPYDGYEGDKEFIISLFKEVIAPNEKIYDYFEDHKLTWVDDLPIVNTFLVKQFKKVKPNENPKFFLPKLLKDQDDMDFANKLLKKTLLKNEVLEKEIEGKTPNWDKDRIADVDSILLKMAICELLNFPSIPERVTINEYLEIAKEYSTPKSSIFINGILDKLTKEYKREGKLNKVGRGLL from the coding sequence ATGCTTACAAGAAGGCATATTAGGGTCAAAGTAATGCAGTGCATTTACGCCTTAATTCAATCCAAGGATGACTCCCTCCAAAAACAGGAGAAATTTTTAACCGTAAGTATCGAGAACACCTATACCCTCTATTTGCTTTGGCTCAGTCTTTTTAGTGAAATACAGCAAAAGGCCGCGGAACAATTGAACCTCTCATCTAAAAAGTATCTTTCGGATGACAGGGATACTGGATTCCCCAACAAATCAAAGTTCGTGAATAACAGGCTGCTCGTCCAGATCCAGGAAAATCCCTTGGTCAAGGAGGAACTTTCCAAAAGAAAATTGGACAACTGGTACTTGAACGAGGAATATGTGAGGATGATATACAAATCCATTGTTGAAAGTGAAATCTACAAGGAGTATATGGCCAACCCTTATGACGGATATGAGGGGGACAAAGAGTTCATTATCTCCCTATTTAAGGAGGTGATTGCCCCCAACGAGAAGATCTATGATTATTTTGAGGACCATAAACTAACCTGGGTGGACGATTTGCCCATAGTAAATACCTTTTTGGTAAAGCAATTTAAAAAGGTAAAACCCAATGAAAATCCTAAGTTTTTTCTTCCCAAACTTTTAAAAGATCAGGATGACATGGATTTTGCCAATAAATTGTTGAAAAAGACGTTGTTGAAAAACGAGGTATTGGAAAAGGAAATTGAAGGAAAGACCCCAAACTGGGACAAAGATCGTATAGCCGATGTGGATTCGATATTATTGAAGATGGCCATTTGCGAACTGCTCAATTTTCCTTCCATACCGGAGCGTGTCACCATTAATGAATATTTGGAAATTGCAAAGGAGTATTCCACCCCAAAAAGCAGTATTTTTATCAATGGTATTTTGGACAAGCTCACAAAAGAATATAAAAGGGAAGGAAAGCTAAATAAAGTGGGCCGTGGCCTGTTATAA
- a CDS encoding bile acid:sodium symporter family protein, whose translation MTETTLDSVQINFDGEALWLMNIVLALVMFGIALEISIKDFRQLWMRPKPVFVGVASQFFLLPLITFVLVYILKPYPSVALGMFMVAACPGGNISNYITHLGGGNTALSVCLTAIATLLAIIITPFNLEFWGSLYGPTSNILSSVAIEPLEMVKLVALLLGVPLVLGMGMNHWKPVLAFRMAKFFKVFSLAFFIFLVFLALFNNIAIFLEYVLYIFWLVLLHNLLAFLSGYGMAKAFDLDNQNTRSITIETGIQNSGLGLLLIFTFFDGLGGMAILAAFWGIWHMVSGLLLATFWNFRSVKGERLA comes from the coding sequence TTGACCGAAACTACCCTGGATAGTGTCCAAATTAATTTTGATGGTGAGGCCTTATGGCTCATGAACATTGTTCTGGCTTTGGTAATGTTCGGGATAGCACTTGAGATTTCGATAAAGGATTTTAGGCAACTCTGGATGCGGCCTAAGCCAGTCTTCGTGGGGGTTGCGAGTCAATTTTTTCTTTTGCCCCTTATAACCTTTGTATTGGTCTATATATTAAAACCTTACCCAAGTGTGGCATTGGGCATGTTCATGGTGGCCGCTTGTCCCGGTGGTAATATTTCCAATTACATAACACATTTAGGTGGTGGAAACACAGCTCTTTCCGTATGTCTTACGGCCATTGCTACCCTTTTGGCCATCATAATAACACCTTTCAATTTGGAATTTTGGGGCTCCCTTTATGGCCCTACTTCTAACATATTGAGTTCCGTGGCCATTGAACCTTTGGAGATGGTAAAATTGGTTGCCTTATTACTTGGGGTTCCCTTGGTTCTGGGTATGGGTATGAATCATTGGAAACCGGTACTTGCTTTTCGAATGGCCAAGTTTTTCAAAGTGTTTTCCCTCGCATTTTTTATTTTTTTGGTTTTTCTTGCCTTGTTTAACAACATTGCCATTTTTTTGGAGTATGTGCTGTACATTTTTTGGCTTGTACTGCTTCATAACTTACTGGCCTTTTTGAGCGGATATGGCATGGCGAAGGCATTCGATTTGGACAATCAAAATACGAGGTCCATTACCATTGAGACCGGAATACAGAATTCAGGTCTTGGGCTCTTATTGATATTTACTTTTTTTGATGGCTTGGGAGGGATGGCTATTTTAGCCGCTTTCTGGGGAATATGGCATATGGTTTCAGGTTTGCTTTTGGCAACTTTCTGGAACTTTAGGTCCGTAAAAGGTGAGCGACTTGCATGA
- a CDS encoding ABC transporter ATP-binding protein: protein MKELRHLNKYFKKYWLKLLIGIIITVIARIFQLVMPSYVNKIITAVEQFINSEIAKTEAKSLLMDYILIIVGAALLSGFFTFLMRQTIIYVSRYIEYDLKNEIFAHYQTLSLNFYKKNRTGDLMNRISEDVNQVRMYVGPAIMYGIQTLTLFACLVPLMFIKAPTLAAYTLLPLPILSILIYKISKVIHKRSTIVQQYLSTLSTFTQEVFSGVSVIKAYTLEAQTNSELKVLASDGKEKSMSLARVNAWFFPLMILLIGISNILVIYIGGRQYLRGDIGVGLIAEFILYVNMLTWPVAIVGWLTSIVQTAEASQKRINEFLGQQSELVNGTVELTDVEGKIEFKNVSFTYEDTEINALKNISFTINPGETTAILGKTGSGKSTVLDLVTRLYDVSSGEITIDNKPIGDYEITSLRQAIGAVPQDAFLFSDSIKNNIKFGKEDATEEEIVAKAKDAVVHENIMGFSKKYDTILGERGITLSGGQKQRVSIARALLKNPKIYLFDDCLSAVDTETEEDILNNLKKASKEKTTLIVSHRVSSAKNADKILVLEDGQLIQEGTHEELNTIEGYYKELYKNQLSDKEN from the coding sequence ATGAAGGAACTTAGGCACCTCAATAAGTACTTTAAAAAATACTGGCTTAAACTCCTTATAGGAATCATAATCACTGTTATCGCCCGAATTTTTCAGTTGGTGATGCCATCCTATGTGAACAAGATTATAACCGCGGTCGAGCAATTTATCAACTCCGAAATTGCCAAAACTGAAGCCAAGTCCCTTTTGATGGATTACATATTGATCATCGTGGGTGCCGCATTACTATCCGGTTTTTTCACGTTCTTGATGAGGCAGACCATTATCTATGTTTCCCGCTATATCGAGTATGATCTTAAAAATGAAATTTTCGCCCATTATCAAACCCTAAGCCTCAACTTTTATAAAAAGAACAGAACTGGCGATTTAATGAACCGTATAAGTGAAGACGTCAACCAAGTTCGTATGTATGTTGGCCCGGCCATTATGTACGGAATACAAACCTTGACTCTTTTTGCCTGCCTTGTGCCCTTGATGTTTATAAAGGCACCAACCTTGGCGGCATATACACTGCTACCACTGCCAATTCTTTCTATTTTAATATATAAAATTAGTAAGGTTATCCATAAACGGAGTACCATAGTCCAACAATATTTATCGACCCTTTCTACCTTCACACAGGAGGTTTTTTCTGGTGTATCCGTAATAAAGGCCTACACCTTGGAAGCCCAGACCAATAGCGAACTCAAAGTGTTGGCCAGTGACGGTAAAGAAAAAAGCATGAGTTTAGCCCGTGTAAATGCGTGGTTCTTCCCACTAATGATTCTTCTGATCGGTATCAGCAATATACTAGTTATCTATATAGGGGGTAGGCAGTATTTAAGGGGAGACATTGGCGTGGGGTTAATTGCCGAATTTATTCTTTACGTGAACATGTTGACTTGGCCTGTGGCTATTGTTGGATGGTTAACTTCCATTGTTCAAACAGCTGAAGCAAGTCAAAAGAGAATCAATGAGTTTTTGGGACAGCAATCCGAACTTGTAAATGGTACTGTTGAATTGACGGATGTAGAAGGCAAAATAGAGTTTAAAAATGTCAGTTTTACCTATGAGGACACTGAAATCAATGCCCTAAAGAATATATCCTTTACTATAAATCCGGGGGAAACCACCGCAATTCTGGGTAAAACCGGCTCTGGAAAATCGACTGTTTTGGATTTGGTTACACGCCTTTATGATGTCTCTTCCGGCGAAATAACAATTGATAACAAACCTATTGGGGACTATGAAATCACCAGTCTAAGACAAGCCATAGGGGCCGTTCCCCAAGATGCATTTCTATTTTCCGATAGCATTAAGAACAACATCAAATTTGGCAAGGAAGATGCTACAGAAGAAGAAATTGTCGCCAAAGCCAAAGACGCCGTCGTCCATGAGAACATCATGGGCTTTTCCAAAAAGTATGACACCATATTGGGAGAAAGAGGTATAACCTTAAGTGGAGGTCAGAAGCAACGGGTGTCCATTGCAAGGGCGTTATTGAAAAACCCTAAAATATATCTTTTTGATGATTGTCTATCTGCGGTAGACACAGAAACGGAGGAAGATATCCTGAACAATCTTAAAAAAGCCTCTAAGGAAAAGACTACGCTTATTGTAAGTCATAGGGTCTCATCGGCCAAGAATGCTGATAAAATCCTGGTTCTAGAAGACGGCCAACTCATTCAAGAGGGAACACATGAAGAATTAAATACTATAGAAGGTTACTACAAAGAGCTTTATAAGAATCAACTATCGGATAAAGAAAACTAA
- a CDS encoding DUF1573 domain-containing protein translates to MKRVIFAVGAVAMFAFTSCKENASSKIKSDNVAEAAVRDEAAKAVPVMTFDKAEHDFGTIEQGTPQETAFKFTNTGNAPLIITDAKSSCGCTVPNPPKDPIAPGESSELVVKFNGSGQNQVTKTITVTANTEKGSEILRIKAFVNPKGAAPLGPVK, encoded by the coding sequence ATGAAAAGAGTAATTTTTGCCGTTGGCGCAGTTGCGATGTTTGCATTCACCTCATGTAAGGAAAATGCTTCCAGTAAAATTAAATCCGATAATGTGGCAGAAGCCGCAGTTAGGGACGAGGCTGCGAAGGCAGTACCTGTTATGACCTTTGATAAGGCCGAACATGATTTTGGAACTATTGAACAAGGAACGCCACAGGAAACTGCATTTAAATTTACAAACACCGGTAACGCTCCCTTGATTATTACAGATGCAAAAAGTAGTTGTGGATGTACGGTGCCAAATCCTCCAAAAGACCCGATTGCACCAGGTGAGTCCAGTGAATTGGTCGTAAAATTCAACGGATCCGGGCAAAATCAAGTTACAAAAACCATAACCGTTACTGCCAATACGGAAAAGGGTTCGGAAATTTTGAGAATCAAGGCTTTTGTTAATCCAAAAGGTGCTGCTCCGCTAGGGCCCGTAAAATAA
- a CDS encoding PUR family DNA/RNA-binding protein has product MSDRDLMDQEEIHSKVLRAGRRTYFFDVRSTKAGDYYLTITESKKFTHDDGSFHYKKHKIYLYKEDFDAFKENVEEMMDFIIDEKGQEVISERHQKDFKKEDEETSDASDSNASGSFTDVSFDDI; this is encoded by the coding sequence ATGAGCGACAGAGATTTAATGGATCAAGAGGAAATTCACTCTAAAGTTTTAAGAGCGGGCAGAAGGACTTACTTTTTTGATGTACGAAGCACCAAAGCCGGCGACTATTATCTAACAATCACGGAAAGTAAAAAATTCACACATGACGATGGTTCTTTCCACTACAAAAAACACAAAATTTACCTATACAAAGAAGATTTTGATGCCTTTAAGGAAAATGTTGAGGAAATGATGGACTTTATCATCGATGAAAAGGGTCAAGAGGTTATTTCCGAAAGACATCAAAAGGACTTTAAAAAAGAAGATGAAGAAACAAGTGACGCCAGTGATTCCAATGCAAGTGGCAGTTTTACGGATGTTAGTTTTGATGATATTTAA
- the pepT gene encoding peptidase T — MQDIITRFIDYVKIDTQSDPTSNSTPSTKKQWDLANKLVTELKEIGMADVTIDENAYIMATLPSNLDYEIPTIGFIAHFDTSPDFSGTHVNPQIIHKYDGKDIVLNKEKGIILSPDYFDDLNQYKGQTIITTDGTTLLGADDKAGITEIITAMEYLINHPEIKHGTIKVGFTPDEEIGRGAHHFDVKSFGADWAYTMDGSQIGELEYENFNAASAKISVTRKSVHPGYAKNKMVNALLIANKIISMLPEAEVPEKTSGREGFFHVHHIQGEIEQAEVELIIRDHSKSRFEERKQMLQDIVSQLNAVHKDAIVLEIKDQYFNMKEKIEPVFHIVEIAKEAMESVGITPIIKPIRGGTDGSQLSFMGLPCPNIFAGGHNFHGKYEYVPAESMAKAVEVIIKICELTATKS, encoded by the coding sequence ATGCAGGATATAATAACCCGTTTTATAGATTATGTGAAGATCGACACGCAAAGTGACCCAACTTCCAATTCGACTCCCAGCACCAAAAAGCAATGGGATTTGGCGAATAAACTCGTTACCGAACTAAAGGAAATTGGCATGGCCGATGTCACCATTGATGAAAATGCCTATATAATGGCGACGCTTCCAAGCAATCTGGATTATGAAATACCCACCATTGGTTTTATTGCCCATTTTGATACGTCACCAGATTTTTCAGGGACCCATGTAAACCCCCAGATCATACACAAATATGATGGAAAGGACATTGTATTGAACAAGGAAAAGGGCATTATACTTTCACCTGATTATTTTGACGACCTTAATCAGTACAAAGGGCAGACCATCATCACCACCGATGGTACCACGCTACTGGGTGCCGATGACAAAGCCGGAATTACGGAAATCATTACTGCCATGGAGTACCTTATTAACCATCCGGAAATAAAACACGGCACTATAAAAGTAGGATTTACGCCCGATGAGGAAATTGGCCGAGGGGCCCACCATTTTGATGTAAAATCCTTTGGAGCCGATTGGGCCTATACCATGGACGGGAGCCAAATAGGGGAACTGGAATACGAAAACTTTAACGCCGCCAGTGCAAAAATTAGTGTCACCAGAAAAAGTGTCCATCCCGGCTATGCCAAAAACAAAATGGTCAATGCCCTGCTCATCGCCAATAAAATCATTTCCATGCTACCCGAAGCGGAGGTTCCGGAAAAAACTTCAGGCAGGGAAGGTTTTTTTCATGTACACCATATTCAAGGTGAAATAGAACAGGCGGAGGTCGAATTGATAATTCGGGATCATTCCAAATCCCGTTTTGAGGAAAGGAAACAAATGCTACAGGATATCGTTTCACAACTCAATGCCGTCCATAAAGATGCCATTGTTTTGGAAATCAAGGACCAATATTTCAATATGAAGGAAAAAATAGAACCCGTCTTTCATATTGTGGAAATTGCCAAGGAAGCCATGGAATCCGTTGGCATAACACCTATTATCAAACCAATCCGTGGCGGCACGGATGGTTCCCAACTTAGCTTTATGGGCCTACCTTGCCCCAACATTTTTGCCGGGGGACATAATTTTCATGGAAAATACGAATATGTACCGGCAGAAAGTATGGCAAAGGCCGTAGAAGTAATCATTAAAATTTGCGAACTTACAGCTACCAAAAGCTGA
- the yajC gene encoding preprotein translocase subunit YajC, with the protein MGDIGQFLPMILIFVVAYFFMIRPQMKRQKDEKKFAAELKRGDRVITKSGLHGKVVELNEKDFSCILETMAGKLKFDRSAISMEMSKKLNAPEKK; encoded by the coding sequence ATGGGTGATATAGGACAGTTTCTTCCAATGATCTTGATTTTTGTGGTTGCTTATTTTTTTATGATAAGACCGCAAATGAAACGACAAAAGGACGAGAAGAAATTTGCGGCGGAATTAAAACGTGGTGATAGGGTTATAACCAAAAGTGGTTTGCATGGTAAGGTTGTTGAATTGAACGAAAAAGATTTTTCCTGCATTTTAGAAACTATGGCCGGTAAACTAAAATTCGATAGGTCCGCCATTTCTATGGAGATGAGCAAAAAACTAAATGCTCCAGAAAAGAAATAA
- a CDS encoding lysophospholipid acyltransferase family protein, with the protein MKNFLYNLVKVYIKTGLHSYHKKIEVFGLERVPTDKPVLFLPNHQSALMDVLLIAVDCNRKPYFLTRADVFGKPLLNKLFKFFQMIPVYRIRDGRRSLSKNEYVFDTCSEILGRSQALVMFPEANHNLKRRVRTLSKGFTRIVFRTLQQNPGIDLQIVPVGLNYSDATSFPDSVSVYYGKPISAGSLYDQAAIQESEKRTKTAVSNALKKLTTHIDSEEDYDQIISYLESKNLSFLMPATINENIASFEKDNHEIGIANESKNRFNFFKFILSLINLPIWLVWKFLVKPQVWEAEFTGTLRYATAQVGFTIYFSLLFAVTTILVNYKMALALVIGIFLLNRLLVKWA; encoded by the coding sequence ATGAAAAACTTTCTTTATAATTTGGTAAAGGTCTACATAAAAACAGGCCTTCATTCATATCACAAGAAAATAGAGGTTTTTGGTCTGGAACGGGTACCTACGGACAAACCCGTGCTATTCCTGCCCAATCATCAAAGTGCATTGATGGATGTATTGCTGATTGCGGTGGATTGTAATAGAAAGCCCTATTTCTTAACACGTGCCGACGTTTTTGGAAAACCATTATTGAATAAACTCTTCAAGTTTTTCCAGATGATTCCGGTGTACCGTATTCGCGATGGACGACGTTCACTAAGTAAGAACGAGTACGTTTTTGACACATGTTCGGAAATACTGGGTCGGAGCCAGGCATTGGTTATGTTTCCAGAGGCCAATCATAATTTAAAACGCCGTGTTAGGACCTTGAGCAAAGGCTTTACCAGAATTGTGTTTAGAACATTGCAACAGAATCCTGGTATTGATTTGCAGATTGTTCCCGTAGGTCTTAATTACAGTGATGCGACTAGTTTTCCAGATTCCGTATCGGTGTATTACGGTAAACCAATTAGTGCTGGGTCTTTATATGATCAAGCGGCAATACAGGAATCAGAAAAAAGAACAAAAACCGCAGTGTCCAATGCCCTAAAAAAACTTACAACACATATAGACTCAGAAGAGGACTACGACCAAATTATTTCTTATTTGGAATCGAAGAATCTTTCCTTTTTAATGCCTGCAACTATAAATGAAAATATAGCAAGTTTTGAAAAGGACAATCATGAAATTGGAATAGCGAACGAATCAAAAAATAGGTTTAACTTTTTCAAGTTTATTCTTTCGCTTATAAATCTGCCAATTTGGCTAGTATGGAAATTCCTTGTGAAGCCTCAGGTTTGGGAAGCTGAATTCACGGGTACCTTAAGATATGCAACGGCCCAGGTAGGCTTTACAATTTATTTTTCTTTACTATTTGCCGTGACGACTATCTTGGTAAATTATAAAATGGCGTTGGCCCTAGTAATTGGCATTTTCCTTTTAAATAGATTGCTGGTTAAATGGGCCTAA